A section of the Falco peregrinus isolate bFalPer1 chromosome 3, bFalPer1.pri, whole genome shotgun sequence genome encodes:
- the RAB2A gene encoding ras-related protein Rab-2A, producing the protein MAYAYLFKYIIIGDTGVGKSCLLLQFTDKRFQPVHDLTIGVEFGARMITIDGKQIKLQIWDTAGQESFRSITRSYYRGAAGALLVYDITRRDTFNHLTTWLEDARQHSNSNMVIMLIGNKSDLESRREVKKEEGEAFAREHGLIFMETSAKTASNVEEAFINTAKEIYEKIQEGVFDINNEANGIKIGPQHAATNATLAGNQGGQQAGGGCC; encoded by the exons gtgTTGGGAAATCATGTTTATTGTTGCAGTTTACAGACAAGAGATTTCAACCAGTCCACGATCTCACTATTG GTGTAGAATTTGGGGCTCGAATGATAACTATTGATGGAAAACAGATAAAGCTTCAGATATGGGATACG gcagggcaggagtcCTTCCGTTCCATTACAAGGTCGTACTAcagaggggcagcaggggcTTTACTAGTGTATGATATCACAAG GAGGGACACTTTCAACCACTTGACAACTTGGTTAGAAGATGCTCGTCAGCATTCCAATTCCAACATGGTTATAATGCTTATTGGAAACAAAAG TGATTTAGAATCTAGACGAGAAGTCAAGAAAGAGGAAGGTGAAGCATTTGCACGAGAGCATGGACTTATCTTTATGGAGACATCTGCCAAAACTGCTTCCAATGTAGAGGAG GCATTTATTAACACCGCAAAGGAGATCTACGAGAAAATCCAGGAAGGAGTTTTTGACATTAATAATGAG GCAAATGGCATAAAAATTGGCCCTCAACATGCTGCTACTAATGCAACACTTGCAGGCAATCAGGGAGGACAACAagctggaggaggctgctgtTGA